The window GACGGAGTCGAGACTCACCGGTCGTTTCGAGTCGTCGCCGCAGAACACGAACCGCCGTTAGGCGGGCTGGGCCGCCTGTGCCTTCTTCCGCGTGACGTAGCCGGCGATCCGGTTGCGGACGCCCTTCGACTCGACGGTCGTCAGCGCGGTGACGCTCTCCTTGTTCGTCTCGAAGTCCGTATTGAAGGAGTCGGGATACTGCTCTAACAGGACGTTCCCGAGCTGTTTGATGTACTTGGGTTTGATGGCCATATCGAGCGATACCCTCGGGGCGAACTAAAAGGGTTCGTTCCGCCGCGAGCGGCCGCGAGGCGGGTGTCGGCAGACTGGAGGCGAACGGAGACGCCGTGAAACTCACTCGCGACCGCCCGCGCGGTCACGCCACCCGGTGACCTCGTGGATCCGCGCGAACGCCTCGCGCTCTGCCGGTCCGCCGCAGCGCTCGACCACGTCGGCGAAGTACGCCAGCCGGTCGAGGAGTGTCTCTTCGTCGAAGCCAGGCACGTCGAGCCGCGAGGCCGCGACCGTCGCGTCGACGACCGCGCCGAACCCGCGGTTCACCGTCGGGACGCGCTCGGCGAGCACCGCGCTCTCGACCGGATCGAGTTCCCACGTCCGGATCGTCGTCTCTCCGTCGGTCTCGCTTGCGACCTGCTCTGCGCGCACCTCGACCCACGCGTCGGCGGTCGCGAGCACCGGGTCGTCGACTTCGTGGACCGTGAGCGCGGCGTCGACGAACGTCCGTGGGTCCGTCGTGAACTGCACGACGCCGCCGCCGCGCTCGGTGAAGTTCCGCCACGTCCGCGTTCGCCCGTACGTCCGCGCCGTGACGGAGCCGCCCGGAGCCTCGGTCGCGTCTGAGTCGGGCGGAGCCTCGGCCTCCGCGGAACCGTCCGGCGCGTGGAGTCCCAGCGCCGCGGCGTTCCACCGACCGTTCGGACCGAGCGTCGTCACCACGGACTCCGTGACGCCGCGGAGCCGGACGGGCCAGCCGTCGAGGGAAACGCCGTCGGTCACGGCGCGACCTCCGCGCCGCGTCTGAGCGCGACGTACAGCGCCGCACAGGTGAGGTCGGCGGTCGTTCCGGGGTTTATCCCCTCGTCGACGAACGCGTCAGCCAGCGTCTCGGCTGTGGCGAGGTCGACCGCGTGGACCGCGTCGGGAGTCGGCGGGTCGGTGAGCGGCCCGCTCTCGCGGTCGCCGGGGCCATCGAGTACGCTCACCTTGTGGTTTCCGCGCACGACCGCGGCCGCCCGCGCCGTCGCATCACGAGCGACGTCCGGACCGCGGTTCGTCGCGACGAGCGTGTCTGGCTCCGTCGCGAGTAGGCCGAGGAACGCCCGAGCCGCGCGGTCCGCGAGCGGGCCGTCGTCAGTCAGGATCCACTCGGCCGCGCGGAAGGTCCGCGGAAACCCCTCGGTCCACTCCTGCGCGTTGCGGTCGGGAACGCGCTCGCTCGGGAGTGACTCCGGTCCGTCTCCCGCCGACGTGGATAGTGCCATCACGTCCCGCAGCGTCGCCCCGCGGTCCCTGAGTGTCGTCTCTGCGTCGCCGCCGCGGCGCACGTCGAGCGCGTCCGCGTCTGCGGGAGGCTCGGCGACCGCGATGTCGACGCGCTCGAACGACCGATAGAACGCGACCGCGTCGCCGACGGTCGTATTTCGGGTCACCCGGTCGACGCCGGCGGGCGAGAGGTCGCCGGTGGCGGTCGCCCGCACGAGCGGGACGAGGAGCAGCAGACAGCCGAACTGCGTGTTCGTCCCGGCGCGGTCGGCCATCCCGGCGACGGCGCGCTCGAAGGCGGTTCCGACCGACGTCTCACTGGTCGCCTCGCCGCTCGGGTCGCCGTCTGCCGCCTCGCGTTCTCGGCCGCGAGCGGCCAGTTCGAGGCCCCCCCTAGCTCCGACCGCGCCGCCGAGGAACGACTCGAATCGGAGGTCGGCGAGGTCGCGACGCCGGTCGACGTTGCCGGGTTTCGGCGTGCCGGCGACTTCGAGGAGCATCGCGAGGAC is drawn from Halorubrum sp. BV1 and contains these coding sequences:
- a CDS encoding 30S ribosomal protein S17e translates to MAIKPKYIKQLGNVLLEQYPDSFNTDFETNKESVTALTTVESKGVRNRIAGYVTRKKAQAAQPA
- a CDS encoding DUF447 domain-containing protein, with product MTDGVSLDGWPVRLRGVTESVVTTLGPNGRWNAAALGLHAPDGSAEAEAPPDSDATEAPGGSVTARTYGRTRTWRNFTERGGGVVQFTTDPRTFVDAALTVHEVDDPVLATADAWVEVRAEQVASETDGETTIRTWELDPVESAVLAERVPTVNRGFGAVVDATVAASRLDVPGFDEETLLDRLAYFADVVERCGGPAEREAFARIHEVTGWRDRAGGRE
- a CDS encoding triphosphoribosyl-dephospho-CoA synthase — its product is MLLEVAGTPKPGNVDRRRDLADLRFESFLGGAVGARGGLELAARGREREAADGDPSGEATSETSVGTAFERAVAGMADRAGTNTQFGCLLLLVPLVRATATGDLSPAGVDRVTRNTTVGDAVAFYRSFERVDIAVAEPPADADALDVRRGGDAETTLRDRGATLRDVMALSTSAGDGPESLPSERVPDRNAQEWTEGFPRTFRAAEWILTDDGPLADRAARAFLGLLATEPDTLVATNRGPDVARDATARAAAVVRGNHKVSVLDGPGDRESGPLTDPPTPDAVHAVDLATAETLADAFVDEGINPGTTADLTCAALYVALRRGAEVAP